In a single window of the Helicobacter sp. MIT 99-5507 genome:
- a CDS encoding McrB family protein, which produces MTNDEKIFKEFQERWSLEKVRNMTLEEYTGLGGANRDDFTYWIEHKLKHLGSIKGVAGGLGNLKFGICHCNGKEYKVKAEHLYSQDKQYAWLKDFYDKNNNPEEAFKIIKSKIVEVIQYSKNNQLDKIENITLEHSFKWKIAFHYQEIENMKMVCIFSENVLQKIAKGEKLGENLSTAQIYEKLLGDKTPYTLETMIQEKSIPLWQKYRKNSQEIKENQIQNNSNTQVQNTIPFNQILYGPPGTGKTYETINKALEILGFSKDKDTLDYDKIKSECERLILDITKTSKNNQETNRQYAKALFEYFKESGQIAFITFHQSFSYEEFVEGIKPNTDNPQNMTYEVRNGIFKEICQRALINYQEHEESSNESENKQVNTQELFQTYAFSLKQVLDEGKELDFYKKMKIYSINLKENGEIKSISIGTSVESNSMQSLTKEIILRDYPKFKSGDIKSYKDIKPAYESQSQWHGNAIYYFELYKKLQEFENTEYKKQDSKPVEKVPLKPYILIIDEINRGNISKILGELITLIEPSKRIGNDEELRVTLPYSQEIFGVPSNLYIIGTMNTADRSIALLDTALRRRFEFSEMMPDCEVLKSIWLVRDTEGKRDENNNLERAFHIEKYKVEESEILSNILETLNHRIEFLLDREHTIGHAFFFEGAKFFKNNENVWYELSLNDLKTIFAKKIIPLLQEYFYEDYAKIDAVLNGNGMVESKSMQDLGINLSDEFVDSEKKIYRIAPLDNEIWNNPQTYIKIYETNQQ; this is translated from the coding sequence ATGACAAATGATGAAAAAATTTTTAAGGAATTTCAAGAGCGTTGGAGTTTGGAAAAAGTCAGAAATATGACTTTAGAGGAATATACAGGACTAGGTGGAGCAAATAGAGATGATTTTACTTATTGGATAGAACATAAACTGAAACATCTTGGTAGTATTAAGGGAGTAGCTGGCGGTTTAGGCAATTTGAAATTTGGTATTTGTCATTGTAATGGGAAAGAATACAAAGTAAAGGCTGAACATCTCTATTCGCAAGATAAACAATATGCTTGGTTAAAAGATTTTTATGACAAAAATAATAATCCAGAAGAAGCATTCAAAATTATCAAGTCAAAAATAGTTGAAGTTATCCAATACAGCAAAAATAATCAACTTGATAAGATAGAAAATATAACTTTAGAGCATTCATTTAAATGGAAAATTGCCTTTCATTACCAAGAAATTGAGAATATGAAAATGGTTTGCATATTTAGCGAAAATGTTTTACAAAAAATCGCAAAGGGAGAAAAATTAGGGGAAAATCTAAGCACAGCACAAATTTATGAAAAACTTTTGGGAGACAAAACTCCTTATACCCTTGAAACAATGATACAAGAAAAATCTATACCTCTTTGGCAAAAATATCGTAAAAATTCACAAGAAATAAAGGAGAATCAAATACAAAATAATTCAAATACTCAAGTTCAAAATACAATTCCTTTCAATCAAATCCTCTATGGACCTCCAGGAACAGGTAAGACTTATGAAACCATCAATAAGGCTTTGGAGATTTTAGGGTTTAGTAAGGATAAGGATACTTTAGATTATGACAAAATCAAAAGTGAATGTGAAAGGCTAATCCTAGATATTACTAAAACATCAAAAAATAACCAAGAAACAAACCGTCAATACGCTAAGGCTTTGTTTGAATACTTTAAAGAAAGCGGGCAAATCGCCTTTATCACCTTTCACCAAAGCTTCTCTTATGAGGAGTTTGTAGAAGGGATAAAGCCAAATACTGATAATCCGCAAAATATGACTTATGAAGTGCGAAATGGAATCTTTAAAGAAATTTGCCAAAGGGCATTAATAAATTATCAAGAACATGAAGAATCTAGCAATGAATCTGAAAATAAACAAGTTAATACTCAAGAATTATTCCAAACTTATGCTTTCTCTCTAAAACAGGTTTTAGATGAGGGGAAAGAACTTGATTTTTATAAAAAAATGAAAATTTACTCCATTAATCTTAAGGAAAATGGGGAGATAAAATCCATAAGTATTGGGACAAGCGTAGAATCAAATTCTATGCAAAGCTTGACTAAAGAAATTATTTTAAGAGATTATCCAAAATTTAAAAGTGGAGATATAAAAAGTTATAAAGATATTAAACCGGCTTACGAATCACAATCACAATGGCACGGCAATGCTATTTATTATTTTGAACTCTATAAAAAGCTTCAAGAATTTGAGAATACAGAGTATAAAAAGCAGGATTCTAAGCCTGTGGAAAAAGTCCCACTTAAGCCCTATATCCTCATTATTGACGAGATTAATCGCGGGAATATTAGCAAGATTTTAGGGGAGCTTATCACGCTTATTGAACCAAGCAAAAGAATTGGAAATGATGAGGAGCTAAGGGTAACCCTACCTTATAGCCAAGAGATATTTGGTGTGCCTAGCAATCTCTACATTATCGGCACAATGAATACAGCAGATAGAAGCATTGCTTTACTTGATACTGCGTTGCGTAGGAGATTTGAATTTAGCGAGATGATGCCAGATTGTGAAGTGCTCAAAAGTATTTGGTTAGTGAGAGATACAGAGGGCAAAAGAGATGAAAATAACAATTTAGAACGTGCTTTCCACATTGAAAAATATAAAGTGGAAGAATCTGAAATCCTATCTAATATTCTAGAAACCCTTAATCATCGCATAGAATTTTTGCTTGATAGGGAGCATACCATAGGACACGCATTTTTCTTTGAAGGAGCAAAATTTTTTAAAAATAATGAAAATGTTTGGTATGAATTAAGTTTGAATGACTTAAAAACAATTTTTGCCAAAAAAATAATCCCTCTTTTGCAAGAATATTTCTATGAGGATTATGCTAAGATTGACGCGGTGCTTAATGGTAATGGAATGGTAGAATCTAAGAGTATGCAAGATTTGGGAATAAATTTAAGTGATGAGTTTGTAGATAGTGAGAAAAAAATCTATAGAATCGCGCCATTAGATAATGAGATTTGGAACAATCCTCAAACTTATATCAAGATATACGAAACCAATCAACAATGA
- a CDS encoding ATP-binding protein, whose amino-acid sequence MQNSYADIKGLAERTYKNKKNGVSLILREAISNAIHACIIEKTRRKNIQYIPKIEIKIDSKNNTIIIKDNGIGFSLEDKQIFFNIAKQNKLKTENNLPSKGLGRLVYLYFSEKAFFDTINDNKNFSFNYPSELNLFDELEKTPQESNEENGTSLTLIIKENLLKTFIDKYKKDMTKLQEWILDNFAFLFCDLDNLNFSIAIDEKVETIPLNKVKKENYKIIIQRKEYNVFLLSVKGNEKLNIKLVAHKLLVDKSLEYDREIKNLKQTIYISSPLLDDRITHDGLSVEIEDIKNEIKKEITKILDEKFKDYFENQQNQSIQNLSITKQELPFLADFMQKPSSINGHKIITKEDFIKEAIEKKAI is encoded by the coding sequence ATGCAAAATTCTTATGCAGATATTAAAGGGTTAGCAGAAAGAACATATAAAAATAAAAAAAATGGTGTCTCATTAATTTTAAGAGAGGCTATTTCAAATGCGATTCACGCTTGTATTATTGAAAAAACAAGAAGAAAAAATATCCAATATATACCTAAGATAGAAATAAAAATTGATTCAAAAAATAATACCATAATCATTAAAGACAATGGCATAGGCTTTTCACTTGAGGACAAACAAATATTTTTTAATATTGCAAAACAAAATAAATTAAAAACAGAAAACAATCTTCCCAGCAAAGGTTTAGGGAGGCTTGTATATCTATATTTTAGTGAAAAAGCATTTTTTGATACTATTAATGACAATAAAAATTTTTCATTTAACTATCCATCAGAACTTAATTTATTTGATGAACTTGAAAAAACACCACAGGAATCAAATGAGGAAAATGGAACAAGTTTAACATTAATAATAAAAGAAAATCTTTTAAAAACATTTATAGATAAATACAAAAAGGATATGACAAAGCTACAAGAATGGATTTTAGATAATTTTGCATTTTTATTTTGCGACTTAGATAATTTAAATTTTTCTATCGCCATAGATGAAAAGGTAGAAACTATACCTCTAAATAAAGTAAAAAAAGAAAATTATAAAATTATCATTCAACGAAAGGAATATAATGTATTTTTATTAAGCGTAAAAGGCAATGAAAAATTAAATATAAAATTAGTAGCACACAAACTATTGGTAGATAAGAGTCTTGAATATGATAGGGAAATAAAAAATCTAAAACAAACAATATACATATCCTCTCCTTTATTAGACGACAGAATTACACACGATGGTTTGAGCGTTGAAATTGAGGATATTAAGAATGAAATCAAAAAGGAAATAACTAAAATATTAGATGAAAAATTTAAAGATTATTTTGAAAATCAACAAAACCAATCCATACAAAATTTAAGTATTACAAAGCAAGAACTTCCATTTTTGGCTGACTTTATGCAAAAACCTAGTTCAATTAATGGACATAAAATTATTACAAAAGAAGATTTTATTAAGGAAGCCATAGAAAAAAAAGCAATTTAG
- a CDS encoding HipA family kinase, translating into MERKLINRIQRVMGYGMTCPLHIVANDGKDYILKTRIKTFDSNDKPFTSSKELFAEIFSYLYLNALNASYIPKFCLLEVNDETLSLAQKFANSQDEREKQAYENLKVSKGLNLGVEFILNASKPFTQINFTQEFKRLTINYDARLMNTDRSAENPNILKDSNEKHWLIDFGLALDSLYLFEELVSKTGLFGANEIYFDKCCFRDYLFNEIERKNIKHWRSKIDKVKLDNIIQNICKITHLFEAQSQEQEYLAQIIAKREQSKRIFNA; encoded by the coding sequence GTGGAAAGAAAACTAATCAACAGAATACAAAGAGTAATGGGCTATGGAATGACTTGTCCCCTGCATATTGTTGCAAATGATGGAAAAGATTATATTTTAAAGACAAGAATCAAAACTTTTGATTCAAATGATAAACCTTTTACCTCATCAAAAGAGCTTTTTGCTGAAATTTTTTCTTATCTTTACCTAAATGCTTTAAATGCCTCTTATATTCCAAAGTTTTGCCTCCTTGAAGTCAATGACGAGACACTTAGCCTAGCACAGAAATTCGCAAATAGTCAAGACGAGAGAGAAAAACAAGCCTATGAAAACCTTAAGGTTTCAAAGGGCTTGAATCTAGGTGTAGAGTTTATACTTAATGCAAGTAAGCCTTTCACCCAAATAAACTTCACACAAGAATTTAAACGCTTAACTATTAATTATGACGCAAGATTGATGAATACAGATAGAAGTGCAGAAAATCCTAATATCTTGAAAGATTCTAACGAAAAGCATTGGTTGATTGATTTTGGTTTAGCATTAGATTCGCTCTATCTCTTTGAGGAGTTAGTATCAAAAACGGGATTGTTTGGTGCAAATGAAATTTATTTTGATAAATGTTGCTTTAGAGATTATCTTTTTAACGAAATAGAGAGAAAAAATATTAAACATTGGCGTTCAAAGATTGATAAAGTTAAACTAGACAATATTATCCAAAATATTTGTAAAATCACGCATTTATTTGAGGCACAATCACAGGAGCAAGAATATTTAGCCCAAATCATTGCCAAAAGAGAGCAATCAAAAAGGATTTTTAATGCGTAA
- a CDS encoding YceI family protein, which yields MKKTFLVSLCALFFGVLALNAASLDAKKAKISFGAFKTIDKALVKGSFDDIKLQFGKDNSSIKGVLEGATAVIDTAKINLGDDVKNENLTNFFFAYFKKDKDAKSLIKVKFENVIEGKDKGTILANITMNGVDRRVPLQYNIKDGKLSAIGTIDLLDFSLDNAYKKLIEGCEELHEGVTWTQVELYFEAPIK from the coding sequence ATGAAAAAAACTTTTTTAGTATCGCTATGTGCTTTATTTTTTGGTGTCTTAGCTTTAAATGCAGCTAGTTTAGACGCTAAGAAAGCAAAGATAAGCTTTGGAGCTTTTAAAACTATTGATAAAGCATTAGTTAAGGGAAGTTTTGATGATATCAAACTTCAATTTGGTAAAGATAACTCAAGTATAAAAGGAGTTTTAGAAGGTGCAACAGCTGTAATTGATACAGCAAAGATTAACCTTGGCGATGATGTCAAAAATGAAAATTTGACTAATTTTTTCTTTGCATATTTTAAGAAAGATAAAGATGCAAAATCTCTTATCAAAGTTAAATTTGAAAATGTTATTGAAGGTAAAGATAAGGGAACTATACTTGCAAATATTACAATGAATGGAGTAGATAGAAGAGTTCCTTTACAATACAATATTAAAGATGGCAAACTTTCAGCTATTGGCACTATAGATTTGCTTGATTTTTCTTTGGACAATGCTTATAAAAAGCTTATTGAGGGTTGTGAAGAACTTCATGAGGGAGTAACTTGGACTCAAGTAGAGCTCTATTTTGAAGCACCTATTAAATAA
- a CDS encoding DUF3037 domain-containing protein: MRKIYTYRVIKYFPHIRSDEFFNVGIWLWDEQGNKKQIYIDKSQEHIKHLFKFPSIDKKALPFFLENIRQETKAQSWYDNHLRFSEIDSIVSEQGINEVANILYEDYIGYKFHIKDMKERYKEANERTKIIFEKKFQTKLLLESHNDYSFSLINKKTQKKYYGRFGSVNDKKDIQDIMYFSLKDKNYTKMNINLLGIVSADEKEIQSCKEDFLNPNHIAYVSYLNNEESEKYFESISQTA; encoded by the coding sequence ATGCGTAAAATCTACACTTATAGGGTGATAAAATACTTTCCACATATAAGAAGTGATGAGTTTTTTAATGTAGGTATTTGGCTATGGGACGAGCAAGGCAATAAAAAACAAATCTATATTGATAAAAGCCAAGAGCATATTAAGCACCTTTTTAAATTCCCCTCCATTGATAAAAAAGCCTTGCCTTTTTTCTTAGAAAACATAAGACAAGAAACAAAAGCACAATCTTGGTATGATAATCATTTACGCTTCAGCGAGATAGATTCCATAGTAAGCGAACAAGGCATAAATGAGGTAGCAAATATTTTATATGAGGATTATATCGGTTATAAGTTTCACATTAAAGATATGAAAGAACGATACAAAGAAGCGAATGAGAGGACAAAAATCATATTTGAAAAGAAATTTCAAACAAAGCTTTTATTAGAATCTCACAATGATTATTCTTTTTCTCTTATCAATAAAAAGACACAAAAAAAGTATTATGGTAGGTTTGGTAGCGTAAATGATAAAAAAGATATTCAAGATATTATGTATTTTAGTTTAAAGGACAAAAATTATACAAAAATGAATATTAACCTTTTAGGTATCGTCTCTGCTGATGAAAAAGAAATTCAATCGTGTAAAGAGGATTTTTTGAATCCTAATCATATTGCTTATGTTTCATATCTTAATAATGAAGAGAGTGAAAAATATTTTGAGAGTATTTCACAAACTGCATAA
- a CDS encoding McrC family protein, with amino-acid sequence MNHKTLCIAEWQSFGVEEIQQVLGQKDNQINEKLENQARKIFEELVEFAHTEGNHIYLKFAGKKLKAQNYVGLIQTKSGFYLEILPKTFRTAKESEGFVSKDIDNKQNSIKSAKTLLLKMLQSLKDSPFKQSHFAHLKLAKMPLLEIFILMFLEELEKLVKKGLKSDYIVREQNRKFLKGKLLFNENLKLNFAHKEKFFTSSDEFSANIAPNRIIKSTLVFLSTQNLSAKTSTKLTQARFIFADISPSQHIAKDFSQCRKSRYLKGYYPLLQWCEIFLRCKTFTSYQGNSQAFALLFDMNKLFESFVASEMKKWLCGMKLSYENEAFMEQIFEENKKDSYLKTQEKSKYLVVEGDKKRFLLNPDIVGYQKQQIQAKQPLFIADTKWKILSQEKQNYGISQSDMYQIFAYLAKYQCKRGFLIYPKIKDCKDTLENLELIFKPEIFNKDNQEANKVKLTLCFFNV; translated from the coding sequence ATGAATCATAAAACCTTATGTATCGCTGAATGGCAAAGCTTTGGGGTAGAGGAGATTCAACAAGTTTTAGGGCAAAAAGATAATCAAATAAATGAAAAACTAGAAAATCAAGCCCGAAAAATCTTTGAGGAATTGGTAGAATTTGCGCACACAGAGGGTAATCATATTTACCTAAAATTTGCAGGTAAAAAGCTAAAGGCACAAAATTATGTCGGGCTTATCCAAACTAAAAGCGGCTTTTACCTAGAGATTTTGCCAAAAACTTTTCGCACAGCTAAAGAAAGTGAGGGTTTTGTATCCAAGGATATAGATAATAAACAAAACTCTATAAAATCCGCCAAAACACTTTTACTCAAAATGCTTCAATCTCTTAAAGATTCTCCTTTTAAACAAAGTCATTTTGCACACTTAAAGTTAGCCAAAATGCCTTTACTTGAAATTTTTATTTTAATGTTTTTGGAGGAATTAGAAAAATTAGTAAAAAAGGGGTTAAAAAGTGATTATATCGTGCGTGAGCAAAATCGCAAATTTTTAAAAGGCAAACTGCTTTTTAACGAAAATCTAAAGCTTAATTTCGCCCACAAAGAGAAATTCTTTACAAGCAGTGATGAGTTTAGTGCTAATATCGCCCCAAATCGTATTATTAAAAGCACCTTAGTGTTTTTAAGCACACAGAATCTAAGTGCAAAAACAAGCACGAAGCTCACCCAAGCACGATTTATCTTTGCGGACATTAGTCCTAGCCAACACATCGCAAAAGACTTCAGCCAATGCCGCAAATCAAGGTATTTAAAAGGTTATTATCCTCTACTACAATGGTGTGAAATATTTCTAAGGTGCAAGACTTTTACCTCTTATCAAGGCAATTCTCAAGCCTTTGCCTTACTCTTTGATATGAATAAACTTTTTGAATCTTTTGTCGCAAGTGAGATGAAAAAATGGCTATGCGGTATGAAGTTAAGTTATGAAAACGAAGCATTTATGGAACAAATTTTTGAGGAAAACAAAAAAGATTCTTACCTTAAAACCCAAGAAAAGAGCAAATATCTTGTAGTAGAGGGTGATAAAAAAAGATTTTTACTTAACCCCGATATTGTCGGCTACCAAAAACAGCAAATCCAAGCAAAACAGCCCCTTTTTATCGCTGATACCAAATGGAAGATTTTAAGCCAAGAAAAACAAAATTATGGTATTTCTCAAAGTGATATGTATCAAATCTTTGCGTATTTAGCCAAATACCAATGCAAGAGAGGCTTTTTGATCTATCCAAAGATAAAAGATTGTAAGGATACATTAGAAAATTTAGAGCTAATTTTTAAGCCAGAAATTTTTAACAAAGACAACCAAGAAGCCAATAAAGTTAAACTTACACTCTGTTTTTTTAATGTGTAG